A DNA window from Luteolibacter luteus contains the following coding sequences:
- a CDS encoding SGNH/GDSL hydrolase family protein has translation MKAWTLALSLSLAGIGIASAEEPAVYVPRAPLAKLDLHEGDTIVFLGDSITHQCLYTQYVEDYFYTRFPKMRLRLHNAGVGGSRAWDALLRFDQDVAAYKPKYVTVLLGMNDGKYAEYLDDVFTSYSTEMNRLLEKIDACGATAVLMTPTMFDARAKRMQPPGGFMGPKAVTFYNATLAYYGAWLRDTASERGLGFVDMWGPLNQTTLHERQKDPAFTLIKDSVHPDAPGHVIMAAAMIEDLNLPRIVSEMKFTLQEEKWTSTAESAEITGLEGTADGLSFTSLENALPWVLPEAAHPGVRLTDLGQKFSRQTLTVSGLPAGTYTVSIDGAEVARATGEELQAGLPLHDLAKAPQYQQAAKVAELNKQRNEGPVRTLRNEWVNFQAVKFLQGQVEKNPADEAEKQRLADAETKMPGMDERVKAAEAAAKAIEDEIFKSNQPQPHRFEIRPAEH, from the coding sequence GTGAAAGCTTGGACCCTCGCCCTCTCCCTCTCGCTGGCCGGGATCGGCATTGCCTCCGCGGAGGAACCCGCCGTCTACGTGCCACGCGCGCCCTTGGCCAAGCTGGATCTCCACGAGGGCGACACCATCGTCTTCCTCGGCGATAGCATCACCCACCAGTGCCTCTACACCCAATACGTCGAGGACTACTTCTACACCCGCTTCCCGAAGATGAGGCTGCGGCTGCACAACGCCGGCGTGGGCGGCTCCCGTGCCTGGGACGCCCTCTTGCGCTTCGATCAGGACGTCGCCGCCTACAAGCCGAAGTACGTCACCGTCTTGCTGGGGATGAACGACGGCAAGTATGCCGAATATCTGGATGACGTCTTCACCAGCTACAGCACCGAGATGAACCGGCTGCTGGAAAAGATCGACGCCTGCGGCGCCACGGCAGTCCTGATGACGCCCACGATGTTCGACGCCCGCGCCAAGCGCATGCAGCCGCCCGGTGGCTTCATGGGGCCGAAAGCGGTCACCTTTTACAACGCCACGCTCGCCTACTACGGCGCGTGGTTGCGGGACACCGCCAGCGAGCGGGGCCTCGGATTCGTCGACATGTGGGGCCCCTTGAATCAGACCACGCTTCACGAGCGCCAGAAGGATCCGGCCTTCACCCTGATCAAGGATTCGGTCCACCCGGACGCGCCGGGCCACGTGATCATGGCGGCCGCGATGATCGAGGACCTGAATCTCCCGCGGATCGTCTCGGAGATGAAGTTCACCCTTCAGGAGGAAAAATGGACCTCCACCGCCGAGTCCGCGGAGATCACCGGCTTGGAAGGAACGGCGGACGGGCTCTCTTTCACCTCCCTCGAAAACGCCCTGCCTTGGGTGCTGCCGGAAGCCGCCCACCCCGGAGTCCGCCTCACCGATCTCGGCCAGAAGTTCAGCCGGCAAACCTTGACCGTATCGGGCCTCCCCGCCGGCACCTACACCGTGTCGATTGACGGAGCGGAGGTCGCCCGCGCAACCGGAGAGGAGCTCCAGGCCGGCCTGCCCCTGCATGACCTGGCGAAGGCCCCGCAGTATCAACAGGCCGCCAAGGTCGCGGAGCTGAACAAGCAGCGCAACGAGGGACCGGTGAGAACCCTCCGCAACGAGTGGGTCAATTTCCAGGCGGTGAAATTCCTCCAGGGCCAGGTCGAAAAGAACCCGGCGGATGAAGCGGAGAAGCAGCGGCTGGCCGACGCGGAAACCAAGATGCCCGGGATGGACGAGCGGGTGAAAGCAGCGGAAGCCGCCGCGAAGGCGATCGAAGATGAGATCTTCAAGAGCAACCAACCTCAGCCGCACCGCTTCGAGATCCGGCCCGCCGAACATTAA